In Ciona intestinalis chromosome 11, KH, whole genome shotgun sequence, the DNA window GGGTGAGAACTTACAGCGTATTACGCCATGGGATCTAAGATTTAGATCAGAGTTGGCATATTACCCTGACATACAGAGTGCCACAACCCTTTAGTGAGTACTTGGTTGGAGCATTGTTCTAAAactatcttgcccaaggaagtCACCCCCATCAGTATCGGGCATTTAACCTGGTTATCTTCAGTTACAATACAAGCATGTAACCACTGAGTCAGAGGGCGgactataaaaagaaaatggtGCGCCAGAATAAAAGCATCGAGCACCTTAGCCTAACCCAccattctgttacttctgctagcAAGGATAATGTATCTAATTTTGTagcagctcatctggtataaaaacgtagtgtattacCAATTTTTGTTAAGACTTTTTCAGGGGATTCTCTTTGAAAATCTGCCATGTTTTATACCGAATGAGCCACTAAAAGATTGCTAACCTACTTAATATTGgataaattaccttttttgGTTTGATGGCTTTTGGTATGTTCGGTAGCTTGGATAACATATTAGTGATGCTAGTTGTTGATTTAGATCTTCCAGTTTGATACAAACGTGGTGGTAGGGCAGGGGGTCGCTACAAATAGAAAGTATTTTCCACTGTTACAcactgtatgacctcacccacgtAAACTAAAATCAACTAAATCAAGAGAATTTTTTCTCAGTAGACACATTTtaccaacattttttaagaatttttttattaataggcaaattattttttaaactaaagaaaCAAATCTTACATCGGTTTGTAAGGTTGTGGGTTGGTTGGGGAGGCTTTCGTAAACTTCATCTAATGGACATGGCCGTGACTCCTCTGCTGAGTCATGCGATGATACAGACTCTGTTTCTACCTAAGTGAGGaacaagattttttatttaatttttttttttgcatttgatGAATTTAACTTCTTTATTCTTGCGGGataatttttaagttataacacggatgttctgttttatacagttaTCAAGTATATAAGTAGATAActtgtatgttatttttattgacaATTTCGACGAACTAATAATGTTTGGGGCAATTATCGTTAAGTGTATCTTGCTATATATACACCCACATTGGTAGCAACACTGAGTTTTGAAACCGGTACACTGCGGTACGATTCTTGCCCACTAGATGTTGGGCCTAGTAAAAGCAGAATTAGAAACAGAAAAATTTTGAACTAACTTTTCCCAAAGTTGTATTTATGTTGTCCATTTGTTTTTGAACAGATTCGTAAATTTGCTCAGTTTTAATCACAGAAGCCCCAGCTTTATTTCTCAATGTCCTGTAaagataataatattatttttaactaaaatataatacacaaaTAATCACAATGacactttttttacttaaagaACTAAagatttttacataaaatagtttaacagACTTGTGCCAAAAgagttaataaaacaattacttttttttcttagaataaacaaatataaaaaaaggtttcaaaagttattttgttatttttatagaaCTACTGATGTTCTTAAGATgttcttatattttaagtcTAAAAAGAACACAAttgcaaaagtaaaaaaagagtTGGATTAAAATgccaaaaatgtaaacaaactttaaaaaagtaaaaaaaaatgcacaaaagTGAAAAGAACTTACATTCCACGGCCCACAAGTTCCTTATGCGCCAATGAAAGTACTCTTGCTTCATCCACCTCTCCTTCTAATGCTAAAGCTGCTGCAGACTGTGCAGCATATGTACCTGGTAGTAAAATcacatttcataaaaaaatacaaaaaaatgacgcacaaagttacatttgtggtaacttataagcagacacaaggtgtacggaacagaaaatatttgttgtaatgCTTTTTGGTTACTTACGGAACGGTTAATAAGCATTGCTCTATCTTATGCGTGACAATGACAGTTTTTATaccacaggtgttttgttttatacacctgatgcctgcttacaagttttCACATATCTAACTTTAAGGGTAAACTATTTCGTTGAGAAACTTTCCTTTAGCGTTCCAAAATTTTCCGGAATTTTTTAGTCAGTTAGCCAAATTGGGCTCCTGCTTTCTTACCAATAACAGCTGGGTTCATTTCCATTTCTGCCAACACTCTGTCCTCAGTAACTGGCCGATCTTGTGTCAATACTCTCATGCATTGATGTCCAGTTAGAGAGCGATAAGTTATCCGAAGTTGGAAGGGGGCTACTTTAGGGGGTGTGGCTGGCCCTAGTTCTGCAGGAAAAGTTAGATAAAATAGTTATGTAATAATtgaatgtataaaataatattgaataaataattgttgcttgctgatttatttttgcagGTTCAAaaattgacagtcgttataaattaatattataggtgttctgttttatacacaacaATTCAGCTTTTTACCACCTGTAtaattttgtgggtgtgtttttttgcataatttAGAGTCTAGACAACATATTAGattattagtgaccattgggttggaccaattgccttaagtgtcttgtttaACAACACAttgtccacaatggtagcatggacaagccttgaaccccaTAATCTCTGAGTTAAAGAGGTATGCACCCTCACAAACTATGTCACGACACTGGATTTATTGCACCAAcattttgtctgccatacacAGAAACGTGATcgtgtaaaaaaattacactttTTTACCATGTGAGCCACTTATTTAGTTTGTACAACATGTGTGGTAGCAACAAGAGTAAAAAAAGAGatttgctttttaaacaaattcttaCCTTCTTTATTTATTCCATATCTGAACGTGATCTCGGATTGGTCAGTAATGTTTCCAACAAATTGTTCAATTTTGCTTCCTGTCGATTCTTTGGTGTTCGCTAGGAATCTGTTGGCAGTGTtgaccattttattttaagtgatgcgcaattattttattcatatatttattatacctCATACAATATCTTTGGTATGGATATACCTTACAGGCCCATTGAACATGttagtttacaaaattgttttccTACAGACCACAAACACAAAGTGTATTAaaggtgtattcatacaccttatgcgcactgtcaagttttaacatgggtgtcttcttttttacccaaaacacATGGTGCATTGGCTGCATTCATGCACctaatgctcactgtcaagatATAACGTGTATGTCTTCTTATAcgccagacacacatggtgtattcatacaccacatgctcactgttacgttaaaacatgggtgtcttcttatacaccataaacacatggtgtattccatacacacatggtgtattcatacacattgtgtCCACTTTCTTTTCAACAATACCAAATGCATCCTCTTTTTACTTCAGTTTATCCACACAGTGTATTAAAACACCAAAGATAATTATAACACTTACAGTTGTTTATGAGTGCTTAGTTGAACAGAGACTTGCGTTGCGAGAACAGACTCCGATAAAATATCTTCAAATgtctttgaaatattttccaaatccACAATACTCAccttatacaaaaaataactaaaattaaattgaatataCTTTTTAACTTCACaggaaaaaattgtttaatttgatGTTTAGAAGTAAAGTGTTCATAAAAGTAGGTAAGTACAGAAcatattgattaaaacaatgaatatttcggtaaaatgacagttgtaaAACTTTCTATATAAAGTGTATCAAAAAGGGCATCAATTCAAatgatatttatgttgtattttgaacatgaaaaaaaacacaattgtaCAATGTTATCCGTCACCTTGCCAGCAGTTTTACTTGCCACTCTCCCCAGCTCAACAAGTCTGCAGTCTGTTCCTACAATGCTCATCATGGACACTATCACactaaaaattgtaatatgttAAATGTAAACACATAAACTAcccatgaaaatattttttgtaaactcGCATAACGAGTGTAAACTAGTAAAATCACACtgaaaattatgttatatatgttaatctacacaaaacaactttatgaactaacgtaacttgctttatccccgCACAGCCGAAAAACGGCGATCATTATAACAGTCTGTTTTATActcctcgtgccagcttatgagttaccgtgtttgtaactttgtgggtacgCAGGGAATGTATGACATAGACttgatttataatttttaagcaATAAAAAGCTACTACATAACTTACCCATTACTTAATGCCATTTCAGTGGTTGAGTCATAAAAATGATGACAAATCTGATAATCATCTTCAGTTTCTAAACTTCCAATACCCATGTTGGCTCTCCCATCTGTGCATACTATAACCTGGCGGtagaaaaacacacaaatgtaattttttttgaaattatgttaattttttttaaaattgttagttGAGTTATAAACTACATTTAATGGTATGATATCAGTGTCAAATTAGGGTAAAAtgaattttcctttttttaaatacaacaaaatcaaattaattaaaagaatttagagaagggaattagcaataaaagtaacaaaaaaaatacaataaatttaaaccttaCAATTAGGTGTTGAATAAACGCTACAGATTAAAAGAATAACTTTACAAACCTGAGAGCCTGGTCTTTGAGAAGCAAGTGCAACAGAATACAGAAGTGCTGGACCAAGTGCAGTGCCACCACTGGtattcaaactaaaaaaaaaaattaaatttagtcTTTGTTGGCATAggacagtaggtatagggtctcattttaaccaaaaaataacacattttaatgtttctaCAGCTGTGGATATGAGTGCTTTAGGGCAGGCAGTTCTTAATTACAGTCGAACACATTAGTCGCAAAAGTGTCGTCTCAATTGGCAGCACAAAATGATGAACTTAAAACACCCACTGACCTACAAGTTGCTTATATGGCAATTTAAAagcaggtgtatgaaataggaCGCCCATATTTAGCTTCTGCTGTTACacgccaagcgaggataaagtaaagtacttgaatgaatgtaccttATTTAAGCTGGTCTCACCTATTAAGGGCCCTGCTTAGTTGAACTCTTGTGTTTGATATTGTGCCTGGTATCGGTGCTGTTTTGCCcgtggaaaatataaaatcaaaatcgTAAAGTTGAAAATCACTTAAAAGGATTTCCTGTTCTGGTGACCCATCTCCTATTCcattaacctaaaaaaaattatatataacaaaattattaaaaaaaggatatttatttatgatgtTTTTCACTggcttttttaaaactagaaTGCAAAATACACATACACTTTACTATCAGTTTTAATGTAACGAATGTAATATACTTTGTCTCTGCTTGTTTGCATAAACACCTGACAGCAGGGGAAAAGCTGTTGTAGGTGTAAAACCTCAGTAGcgaaaacatatgatgtcactgATATTTCAAAAGTAAAGTTACGTCTATTATACTTACCAAACTACTAAAAGTGACAAGTCCAATCCTTGTGTTTGGTCTGGTAACctcaattttgtttatttggtcAACTATAGCTTGCTGGACACCCTGCAAAGTTTAAAAGCTAAATAAATGTGTACAGATGTTGTAATAACTTCGCAAATCCGACCCCGATcgggtgctcatagagttgaacgataaggatctggtgctacgagaATGTAACAGGCAAAAATTAAGTCCTATCAATCgaatactaaaatatatatatttcatccaaatggcatcatcagtttttttttttaaatcagacTTAAacttaggccagagttggcccattaccctgaCACTCAGGGTGGTATAACgcatttagtgaccactgggttagagcaatgtcCGTAAGTGCCTAGTGATGTCAATGGTATCAGtattgagcattgaacccggtaccctttggttacaatgtaAGCATGCAATCAAAATTCCAACACATTATGTTTGGGTTGAAACAGGTAAAACCACCATGGTCCATAGTAAAAATTTATCAATGGCTTGGATATGGTCTACATGTAATGAATACTGGTGAAAATAATTCATAAGCACTCAAGCAGTATTTAATTGTAATAGTTGCCATAGGTGTGATTTTGTTTGGTTaagtatttagttttatttttagctacCATCCGTTCAATACAACATGGTAACTTAAATGTGTATGTGAACTTAacagcaacaaaaaaataaagtattttatttacctgCAGCCGagtaacaaaaacatttccaTTGCCTGACTTCACCTGTAAAAAGCGATGTATGTTTTAGAGTAGGCAAAACCTCCA includes these proteins:
- the LOC100181368 gene encoding uncharacterized protein LOC100181368 → MEFGSSHVYAGCDDVYYSSVPRDNSINGKKNIKGPPLLDSVYESVDEKVKEKPNPVYDDVPLEGAKSYAIYDEVATDKAVDKTPVLNVTTPIGPITTQVPFTAIKLPPPPAVNRRNSNRSKPVELSHTNPFYNAVNETNSLNDLEPVEKMDKNKLDEVFMPPIPARATNNIYIQQEDFIQGGNKTAETPQLYPDLEQMIDPSSLSISPPRTPTAPSLSAVNSLRRVEPSAPSLTASMRSRSETAWDAIVEPHQTPSAPEDTYASADTNIVSIKLGIVGQRNNTFFQPAPPTMCSACGAVTAADSRMVWSCKFCEHENKIVSGNSAPLIPSVSHGDVTYLVQPSVTRNQDNNDPMLIFCIDVSGSMCVSSQVKSGNGNVFVTRLQGVQQAIVDQINKIEVTRPNTRIGLVTFSSLVNGIGDGSPEQEILLSDFQLYDFDFIFSTGKTAPIPGTISNTRVQLSRALNSLNTSGGTALGPALLYSVALASQRPGSQVIVCTDGRANMGIGSLETEDDYQICHHFYDSTTEMALSNGVIVSMMSIVGTDCRLVELGRVASKTAGKVSIVDLENISKTFEDILSESVLATQVSVQLSTHKQLFLANTKESTGSKIEQFVGNITDQSEITFRYGINKEELGPATPPKVAPFQLRITYRSLTGHQCMRVLTQDRPVTEDRVLAEMEMNPAVIGTYAAQSAAALALEGEVDEARVLSLAHKELVGRGMTLRNKAGASVIKTEQIYESVQKQMDNINTTLGKVETESVSSHDSAEESRPCPLDEVYESLPNQPTTLQTDRPPALPPRLYQTGRSKSTTSITNMLSKLPNIPKAIKPKKKKKAAAREYKDDVAQKMFSFSKITSKVFQPAAFS